Part of the Aquarana catesbeiana isolate 2022-GZ linkage group LG06, ASM4218655v1, whole genome shotgun sequence genome is shown below.
ctcacagtatgtcctcagtcttctggaagactgaggacatcttgtggttaaaaaaaaaaaagtaatttctgcAGGGGACTGAGCCGGAGAGGAGATTATTAATGCCGGTCTTTTTATTTCTAATCCGGCTGGGGCAGCAGGTAATATATCCCGTTTTTCTCTTCAGGATTAGTGACTGTGAACTCATTTGTTGCAGGGCTCCACCGCTCCAGTGACAGTATTTAAAGGGTCAAAGAGACCGTACCTAAGAGAGTGCATATTGATTGTCAACCATGACACCGGAGAGTGCCGGCTGGAGAAACTGAGCAGCAATATCAGTGTGAAGAAGACCAGGTACGTTGTATTGTTCTGTGGGACCAGCAGATGTGCGCCCCTTCCTCTATTGGGTGACGCCGAATAGTGGAGGAAGACTCGTTCGCATTTCCAAGGGCGGGGCTTAGAGTCTGACAACTGGCCTCACATGTTACAAAATAATGGTCCAGAAATTTTTGGATGAGCTGGATTGGTGAAGTTCACTAGTATGATATTcctgtgtgtggggtttttttattttatttgttacctTTTCTGAAATCTTCAGATCAATAATGTGGCGCCGAGGGTTCTCTTCAGTGGTGGGCGGTCTTTCATGAGAGCGTTCTGTATTTACCTTTCACTGATCTTACTATGTGAGACTGAAACTGACCCCTCAAATTCACAGCAATCCTCCCTGCTGTGCGGTCTCTTTAGCTAACCCGTAGTTCTCTATGGGATCCTTTGTCATGTAAATAAACATTTTGTTTTCCCCCTCCTCTGCCCAGAGCTGAAGGGAGCAGTAAGATCCAGTCCCGCATAGAACAGCAGCAGCAACAGATGCGAAATGCCTGCAAGACACCAAGTGGCAAGAGCTCCTCTCCGCTGGGCAAACTGTCCCCCACCTCCCCCATGGATGAGATTGAGAAGGGTAGGTGTCCCTGCTTGTCCCCTCACTGCCGTTCTGCAGATGTCAGATACTGGATTATATTAATGTGTATGTTTTGTACAGTTATTTGCACCTGTTATGAAGCCACAAATGATAATTATCTATAGGCCCACATCCTGCTAAGCTGATCTTGAGCAGCCAAGCGTCTGTGCAGAGCCTTAGTGACGTTTTCTTCTGTCCAAGAATAGACACAGGAAGTGTGTTCATAAATATGGATGGATGCATGGTTGTAGCCGGCTCTGTTATGATGAAGGCTTTAAAATCTTCTATTGCCCAATTAATCTCTTCCATTGATCAGTTGGATGATGGAGGGGCAGAGTACGTACCAGAAGGGGGAAGGGCTTCACTATTTTcggtctgggccaattctgacattcctctcctacatttATAAAACATCATTTTTTATTTGCTAGTAAACTACTTAAAACCCACAAacgttaaaataaaatatatatataatatacactatattgtcagaagtattgggacacctgcttttacacacacatgaactttaatgacatcccagtcttagtccgtagggatcaatattggtttggctccgccctttgcagctataacagcttcaactcttctgggaaggccgtccacaaggtttaggagtgtgtctatgggaatgtttgaccattcttccagaagagcatttgtgaggtcaggcactgatgttggacgagaaggcctggctcacagtttccatactaattcatcccaaaggtgttctatcgggttgaccagtccagtcaagttcctccaccccaaactcgctcattcatgtctttatgctttgtacactggtccaaaccatttggtggaggggggattatggtgtgggggttgtttttcaggggttgggcttggccccttagttccagtgacgggaactcttaaggcgtcagcataccaagacattttggacaatttcatggtcccaactttgtgggaacagtttggggatgtccccttcctgttccaacatgactgcgcaccagtgcacaaagaaaggtccataaagacatggatgagcgagtttggggtggaggaacatgactggcctgcacagagtcctgacctcaacccaatagaacacctttgggatgaattagaacggagactgcgagccaggccttctcatccaacatcagtgcctgacctcacaaatgctcttcttgaagaatggtcaaacattcccatagacaccctcctaaaccttgtggacggccttcccagaagagttgaagctgttatagctgcaaagggtggagccaactcaatattgaaccctacggactaagactgggataccattaaagttcatgtgcgtgtaaaggcaggtgtcccaatacttttggcaatacagtgtttatgtgtgtgtatatataatatttttttaaagcagacgccctggagaataaaatggtcagTGTTGCATATCTTTGTCACCAcatttgcacagcgttttttcaaatgcaaatttttttggtaaaaatacattttaatgaattttaatgcacaaaagtaCAATATTGTATTTGCTTGATTGCAATTGGGcggcagcccttttttttttttttttttttttttttttttttttttttacaacagaataccctttttttgtaaaacataaaatatgttatgtctagtaaatagataccaaacatgtcttgCTATAACCAAAACACAGCTTCGGCACGTCTCTCTCATTTTGGTtgggcatccatggatgtcctcccaaaaCCAGGCACCCTGAGGCGGGCATCCGGCaaagggctaatcacagcacctctttaccatgtgatcagctgtgtccaatcacatgtcaCCAAACTTGCctgttatcagcattcctttcctccaGCGCCGTCACAGTGCGAGGAGGGGAGAGCTGGTAACCGACAAGTTTTGACGGGGGGCATTTACACAGATAATAAGGGCACCAatcatcagtgtgctgattatgAGTAcagtcctatcagtgcccatcagtgagggagaaaaattagttatttgcaaaattttataacggagaCTAagaaaaacctttatttttttaaaaaaaaacttttcagtctttttttaatttatttagctaaaaataaaaactccagtggtgttcaaatgccaccaaaagaaagctctatctgtctcaaagaaaatgataaaaatgttatatggttacagtgttgcatgacggcgcgattgccattaaaagtgtgacagcgctgaaagctgaaaatttggcccgggcaggaagggggtgaatgtgtcCAGGATTGGAAGTAACAaagtacggtacctaaaaatccccataggtgactctttaaaagcctttacaggttaccaatttagtcCTACACAgtaagtctggtgctagaattattgctctcactctgatgttcgcgGTGAGACTGGTGCATGCGTTCACATTTgtgcgcgaaaaaaaaaaaaaaatgtacagaaaataaataataaaaaaatgtacagaaaatattaataaaaaaaaaaaaattgtaaagcaaaaaaaaaaattgtaaggcacccccaatcttttttttttttttttttttttttattaatatttattttctgtacattttttttttttattattattattattttctgtacatttttttttttattgctatcaaGGGATGAGCAACATCACTTGTGACaacatgggccgtgacaggtcctctttttagagagatatgtttttttttttttttttttagaccccagACCTCACctttggcctccaatgcagccaatcagCCTCAGACTGATCTGATTGGCTGCTTCCCTGGCTGGTAGCGGCCAGGTAAACCGAGCCAAAACTGAAAGTAacaaaactttcacacaaactaatcaTTACACACTCATTTGGACAATGCATTTTGTCTAAAATGAATGaagaaaaattctatttttttttttttttttttttttaagtttcaattagatattttttactttctgctataaaacattttttttttttcaaaatcttcagtcttttttttcattttataaatgAAAAATCTCATTGGTGATCAACTATCAACAAAAAGCTctatatctgtaaaaaaaaaagttatataagcttcattagggtacagtgttgcatgaccgtgcaattaccagttcaagtagcacagtgctaaatagcaaaaaatggcctggtcatgaagggggtaaaaacctttgggagctgaggtggataaTTGAGTATACTTGATCTTTTTCCTTTCctatcctcttctttttttttttttaatttttttatttcttttttttaatttagtttttttttttttttttggtgacagagtTAATGGCAGAGGCCAGTGTTATTGACCAGATGAGCGGCTCAGACAGCTCCTCGGAATCCAAGAGTTCGTCATCCAGCAGTGACGACAGCTCCAGCGACTCGGAGGACGAAGGAAAGAAATCGTCTCAATCCGGCTCCACGTCGcagtttcaccaaacctcctcctCCGGTATGGATGGCCGACACGGCAAATCTCAGGACAGCAGCGGCCAGCTGATAAACACTCTCAGTGAGTACTCTATGCTGGGTGACCTCTACTTATGTTCTTTTATTATAGATGTAAATGGCTCTATGTGGTCAGAGGCCATTGGGACCTCAGTAAATGTAGTAAACGATAAGTAAGATACGGTTATCTGCTCATAGCTTGAGATGATGTCCATCATCATAGAACCACCAAAACCCGGGGCAGCCATTTATAGACATCTGTGAGGTCAGAGCTCCGGGTCGCCTATCTCCAGCTTACTATCCGCTTCTCAGTAGAACTTCTGCACACAGCACAGCTTGTCTTCAATGCTCAAGACTGTCATTCCCTGTACCTTTCAGCTTTGTGTTGACTCGGCACCATCGCTAGTCAATCCCAGCTTTCTGTCTTGAATTAGTATCTCGTTATAGTGATAAAAAAACACCAGTGGCCTAAGGAGTGGCAACAAGCAAGCCACATAATAAATATGTCCATGAGCGGTATAGTGCGATAGTTAGCTGACAACAAAGTCCTTGGTGCAGATAGAAGGTATATCTGTAATATATCAGAACACGAGGGGCGCATCTAAGTGCAGCACATTAGtaaatttattaatacaaagaAAAGTATATCCACTCACATCTAGtagaacaaaaagaaaattatccactcgcatgcaaaaaaataaaaagtataatatccactcacatgtagtaaaataaaaagcataatatccactcacatgtagtaaaataaaaagcataatatccactcacatgtagtaaaataaaaagcataatatccactcacatgcagtagaataaaaagtataatatccactcacatgtagtaaaataaaaagtataatatcCACTCGCCTGTagtaaaataaaaagtataatatttgCGCCCATGTagtaaaataaaaatcataatatCCACTCGCATGTAGTAGAATAAAGAATAATATCCACTCACTATTTTATggaaaagtgttgttttttttttttgtgtgtgtttttgagtttttgttgtataatgaaaaaatgtaataaactatttgataaaaaaaataataaaatataaaaagtagaATATCCATTCACATGTAGTAAAATATAAAAAGTagaatatccactcacatgtagtgAAATTAAAAAGAATAATATTTGCGCacatgtagttaaaaaaaaaaaagaaaagtataataTCCACTCACgtagtaaaataaaaagaataatatttgcgcccatgtaataaaataaagtataATACCCACTTACTATTTTATAGACATTTTTTGTGTGTCTTTGAGTTTTTGTTgtataatgaaatttttttttataaactatttgattaaaaaaataaataaaaagtaaattaaaaagtatgataaaataaaaatgataaaaagtaaaatatccactcacatttaataaaataaCAAGTATAATGTCCACACACATGCAGTAGCATAAAAagaaaatatccactcacatgtagaaTTAAAAGAATATCCACTCACATGCACTGTTATATTCTACTACACGTGGGTGgatatttttcttttaattaataAATGTACTAATGTGCTGCACTTAGATGCTCCCTCTTGTGTTCTTTTTTCTTGTATTGCTCATTTAAAAGGTTGTTTTGGGTGAAGTGAGGATGGTCCGGCCTATTAAAGTATAAGTCTGGATAAGCTTAAAAACAAATATGAGTACATGTCTATACATGAATATTTCCCCATATTTTATCTCTATAAATTGCTCCAAGTACAGGAGGTTGTTGGTTTGCCTGAGATCCAGTGAGCTCTTCTCTCTGACAATGttctgtctcttctgcattaaaataccAAACCGTATTGTCCGTCTGCCTGAGCTCTCCTCTTCTGGACAACAGAAccgacctcccctcccccctctctaccCTACTTGTCCCAATaaggagaggtgttctgtagtcctgcagGAGAGAACCTGGTAGAGCTAACACTTCTTGACAGGGGTGTAACTACAGTGGTTGCAACTGCAACCCAGCCCTATGCTCAATGGGGCTCATGTGGCTCCCTGTCACACCCGCctctacacctggataggaggggcgggtATATAGAGGAACCAGTGCCCTTCATTTTCCTTCTGCAGCCGCTGACAGcctgcttcttctcctctctctcctgcagACCCCTACCGCCCCTATCTAGGTTCCTGCGCCCCTGTATGCTCCCCTTGTCTCCCCCTGTccacctgcagtgctgccagcttccccctccccctctcctgctgGCCGCTGCAAGAGATGCttttaggatggagagtgggggaaaggggccataaatatgtaatttactggtgcCTTCTTTTTCTgagtggacacagtgagtgatcggtaccaatcgctcctgtgtccattcataactgaagcagagtaaattgtgaatgaacaggaagcctctttacagagctatttctgtccattcattctgtgcagctgaggctgcagaggtgGAGATTGAGGGCCGTGTCCTCAGTCTCCTTTTCTCTGTTTCAAAGGTTAAATGTCAGAGGTCtgttttagacccctgatatctcaccaaatttccccaatggggctcctaaaaaaaaaaaaatgcaaaaaaataattaaaataaaattgaagaaaaaaaattttaaaaaatagaaaaaaaatacatagaatgagaaaaaaaaatcaacttgaaaaaagtaaaaaaaattgaagaaaaaaattaataaaaaaaataacaatattttaaaAACAACTGACCCCACCCACTGCcatgctgacaccgtccactgctccacttaCTACACCATTTAcagtcccactgacaccagtgacggaaCTGCCGGGGTCGCAAAGGTTGCACTCGTAGCCGGGGCCTGGGGTTCagctgtcctgggggggggggaccccaagaAGTTAGGAaggggggcccactgcagaacatgtgaaagggtccagcTGTGGGACCATATTAAAGGGCCCTGTAAAGGGCCCCAGGTACCGTGGAAAGGGCCCCGTGCTGTGGGTcagaggggcccttcatggtttcttgcactggggccctgaaggttttagttacgcctctgctttttgggattacattttattacaacagATGCAGTGTTGTCAGCCAGAAGGAAGTAAGgaactcactggatttctggcagatcaatgagtatttttctatttttgcagctttttttaaaGAGATAATACATTGGGAAATGTGCACATGTAGCAGAGATCAactcatcattatttttttttttttgccctgaaaTACACTTTATCCTGGCACAACCTTCTGTCCTCTCTGCCCATCGCACACCACACCCACAAATCTTATCTCCTGCCACAGGCGGAGGGTGTTGGCTGCCCCGAGCTGGACTCCTTTCCTTATCTCTATGAAGAGACAGACTTGTAATATATATTCTGCCctttttatatagtttttataCTACAGCTTTAATAAAGGATTCAGCGGACTCTAAAGGGTGGGCGAACGTTTAGGCACATGGTTCTGCTGGTAGGAGGTAATTGTTGACCTTTAGCCCTTGCGCTGCAGTGTGTGGTGCAGGTGTTCTGACATaaactgtcctcctatcggatagtgtccgccccgtactgcgcaggcgcagcgcttgcgcagtacggaggagaaggagatgccgaaagtgtccgaagttgaccagctgaccatcagctgtacacggcgcttgggcacttcttagcgatggctgtgtaagagggcccctcttTGGCACCATTACAATGTGCTGGGATGTGGATCTGTGTACATTTAAAAAACCAATTGCAGGTAGGTAGGTACGTTTTATTGCAGCTCCAccggacacagcggatgacagatcactgtactgtcCCGTTGccgataccatgtgatcactgcgaccaatcacagcagatcacatgacagttgtacacagtgAATgactttgattcatgccattcattgtgtactgttgtaatgatcactgtgattggtcacagcgctTATATGGTACATACAGggcccaatcacagcccatctgtaccatgtgatttgctgtggctaatcacaacaatacacactgaaggAATCTATTTCATTCCGTAAAAATGGTTGTTTTGTAACAGTGATATTCACTGTTAAAGCAGTcgtaatgtggaaaaaaaaaaaatcttgatcaccTCCACAGTCGTATAGTGTTAACACTGTGGGAACACTATATTTCTCTAttcacagtatgtaaaaagaaaatgttaaagaaaaaaaataaacaaatttaatttttttttttttaaatgaccgagatttttaattttttttttttttaatttttgggttttttttttttttttttttgtttctgtttttatttaccaaaaaaaacaaaccctagtggtgaacaaataccaccaaaaagaaagctctatttgtgtgaaaaaaaaacccaaaaacaatttcatatgggtgcagagttacatgaccgcgcaattgtcattcaaaatgtgacagctctgaaagctgaaaattggcttgggcaggaaagggggataaagtgcctggtattgaaggggttaatcggAAGTCTGCAAGACCGGGCCTGGATGGTCTTTGCTCTCGTTAGACGCGATGCAGAGAGTCGTGACGGGAGTTGGGTggataaaaaggttttttttatttttttttttctctctctctgtaaatTGTGAATGGGGGGGAGGGCAGTTGCCCAGAGTAAGTAGGATTGGGGGGGCAGTTGCCCAGAGTAAGTAGGATGGGGGGGGGCAGTTGCCCAGAGTAAgtaggatttggggggggggggggggcagttgcccAGAGTAAgtaggatttgggggggggggggcagttgcccAGAGTAAGTAGGATTGGGGGGGGGACAGTTGCCCAGAGTAAGTAGGATTGGGGGGGGGCAGTTGCCCAGAGTAAGTAGGATGGGGGGGGGCAGTTGCCCAGAGTAAATAGGATTGGGGGGGGGCAGTTGCCCAGAGTAAGTAGGATTGGGGGGGGCAGTTTCCCAGAGTAAGTAGCATTGGGAGGGGGGCAGTTGCCCAGAGTAAGTAGGATTGGGGGGGGAGGTGCCCAGAGTAagtaggattgggggggggggcaggtgcccAGAGTAagtaggattggggggggggcagttgcccAGAGTAagtaggattgggggggggggggcagttgcccAGAGTAAGTAGGATTGGGGGGGGGCAGTTGCCCAGAGTAAGTAGGATTGGGGGGGGGCCAGTTGCCCAGAGTAAGTAGGATTGGGGGGGGCCAGTTGCCCAGAGTAagtaggattggggggggggggggggcagttgctcAGAGTAAGTAGGATGTGCGGCGACAAGTGACTGCTTATGTCTCTTCTTGTTGCTGAGTGGAAACTGCCGGTTTCAGTCGATCCGACTCCCGCAGATATGTGTTCAAATCTACAAAATAAACTTCAGTTGTTCCATTTACAGATTTATGTCACAACAGTTGCCGTTCCTGTCGCTCTCAGGAGCCATTAATGTTTATTCCTAAATGAATTCAATCAGCCGGGAACTGCCGAGAGCGGCCGGAGGATAATGTATTCCGACTCCGCTCATCGCGGGCGGGTCGCAGTGCGGTTTGTGTAGAGAGGATAATAGAGGAATGAGAAGCAACATTCATACAGTTGGGGGGTCCACATACAGGGGTCTCCTCTCCCTGCAATCTCAGGATGGAGTGCAAATACAACCCAGACAGATCTAGAAGAGTTTAATCGCAGCTACAATGTGCTTGTCAATAGATTAGAATAGTAGTGGTGAATTGGAAAATTATAGGGGGCCTTAAGTGCAACCCCCGACACCTCCAGAGGGACGCAGGATAGCAGAGCATTTACACACCTCAACACCCAGAAATTTTGGTCCTGCTGCATTTTTTGCAACATATTGCAATGCACACTGAAGAAGTTGGGGTGCAATAACCCCCAGCAATTGGTGTCACTGAACACAATAATAACTCCAAGCATTGGTGACAGTGTGAACTGAATAATGACCCTCAACATTTGGTGTCCGTAGATACAATAATAACCCTCCAGCATTGATATCAGTAGgcacaatagtaacccccagcactggtattGGTGGACGTaataataataaccctcagcattggtttTGAGGGATGTATTGATACCCCCCAGCACTCTTGTCATTACTATTAACCCCCCCAACCCAAGGGCGGGACTTTATCTGTTCTGTGGGCGTTGATAACTCTGCCCATACAGTACAGTCTCTCTGTCTTGGTGTCAGGCGCTGGAACTCGCTCTATGCTTTCTATATGGTACCCAACAGCCTAAGGGCAGCGTGTTGTGTACCAGGGGTGTACCAGTGCATTATCTCcccgtatatttttttttttttttttttacaacactgcATTTTGGGTAATCGATCTCAGATGACAGTGATCCTCAAATGGATGCCCAGGTGTTTGGCACCCAATACAACAAGTTGGTTACAGGAAGCATTCATGTGCAAACTGCTGCAGGCATTCTAGGGGGTAAAGGTCTACTCTTAGCTGCTGAAAAGATTAGCGGGCTTCTGTAATTGTCACT
Proteins encoded:
- the EAF2 gene encoding LOW QUALITY PROTEIN: ELL-associated factor 2 (The sequence of the model RefSeq protein was modified relative to this genomic sequence to represent the inferred CDS: deleted 1 base in 1 codon); the encoded protein is MEGRRTPGPRPSSGWHTESVAGGGRWSEPGSAAMNGPACSQFDSKERVLRLGESFEKQPRGGFHTIRYDFKPASIDTSCEGDLEVGKGEQVTITLPNLEGSTAPVTVFKGSKRPYLRECILIVNHDTGECRLEKLSSNISVKKTRAEGSSKIQSRIEQQQQQMRNACKTPSGKSSSPLGKLSPTSPMDEIEKELMAEASVIDQMSGSDSSSESKSSSSSSDDSSSDSEDEGKKSSQSGSTSQFHQTSSSGMDGRHGKSQDSSGQLINTLRNDLQLSESGSDSDD